The Drosophila biarmipes strain raj3 chromosome 2L, RU_DBia_V1.1, whole genome shotgun sequence genome has a window encoding:
- the LOC108027814 gene encoding LOW QUALITY PROTEIN: uncharacterized protein LOC108027814 (The sequence of the model RefSeq protein was modified relative to this genomic sequence to represent the inferred CDS: inserted 1 base in 1 codon): MITKSFLFIAITLIGFSLESPVDRNGDGSPMTMKGCXLSLGTFVEYSGRASIAFEESTLYASFNLESLFPAMKVFKKVYKALRDSCETSPRLCPDILDLIKFADSILRDGLIDTHDPLVFRVKRFPLGRNDMANQMINKSSSIDSTMNLQMGIVELDVDSPDFAATDSPDWFIERMKNHLNILGNQLKKSQDAILEAVISAHQGQLNPFILSIRQLESKMLEMQAHLPQGRRLPFDQSTISDIYRVASVIPQQLDNHLVFQISVPLIDVEQFNVYRLTPIPRVVNGKIQLVDTETPYLGINDHLDRYFPLQNLDDCTELAGERLVCKYNQITYGKGDDGYACSLAAIRNQSFQDCPFRQLERSSMWTQLVAPNSWMVALTKELSLMGVCSGESQELRINGSGILSIRGDCIVRSSAVTLQGERQKRVPLKRGYASLQLTNTASQEIGIMDSFNHLLEIATRLKVYQEKLDGVADYPMTVVVVCPLVVLIALIISLSWLYLNHRRRQLPGAKDPITDIEGLEDTKNAATTSNLPLLEKQET, from the exons ATGATAACGAAAAGTTTCCTGTTCATCGCTATCACATTGATAGGGTTTTCCCTTGAGTCACCTGTTGATCGAAACGGAGATGGAAGTCCCATGACGATGAAGGGCT TGTTGAGCCTGGGCACCTTTGTGGAGTACAGCGGTCGGGCATCGATAGCCTTTGAAGAGAGCACCTTATATGCCAGCTTCAACTTGGAGTCACTTTTTCCGGCCATGAAGGTCTTCAAAAAAGTCTATAAAGCTCTACGGGATAGTTGTGAAACAAGTCCCAGGCTTTGCCCAGATATTCTCGACCTTATCAAGTTTGCGGACTCTATTCTAAGAGATGGCCTGATTGACACACATGACCCTCTGGTTTTTAGGGTCAAAAGGTTTCCTCTCGGCAGAAATGACATGGCCAACCAGATGATAAATAAATCCTCCTCCATAGACAGCACAATGAACCTGCAAATGGGAATAGTAGAACTCGATGTTGACTCTCCAGACTTTGCAGCCACAGATAGCCCAGACTGGTTTATTGAAAGAATGAAAAATCATCTTAATATTTTGggaaaccaattaaaaaagtcGCAGGATGCCATATTGGAAGCAGTGATTTCCGCCCATCAGGGTCAACTTAATCCTTTTATCCTCTCCATAAGGCAGTTGGAATCGAAGATGCTTGAAATGCAGGCCCATCTACCGCAAGGACGTCGTCTGCCCTTCGATCAATCCACAATCTCCGATATTTACCGCGTCGCTTCCGTGATACCTCAGCAGTTGGACAACCATTTGGTCTTTCAAATCTCAGTGCCCCTGATCGATGTGGAGCAGTTTAATGTCTATCGATTGACACCCATTCCGCGGGTGGTTAATGGCAAAATCCAACTGGTGGACACCGAAACACCGTATCTGGGCATCAACGACCACCTCGACAGGTATTTCCCCCTTCAAAACCTAGACGACTGCACTGAGCTGGCCGGTGAGAGGTTGGTCTGTAAGTACAATCAAATAACTTATGGAAAGGGAGATGACGGCTATGCCTGTTCCCTGGCGGCTATACGGAATCAGTCCTTCCAAGACTGCCCTTTCCGTCAGCTGGAGAGGAGTAGCATGTGGACCCAGCTGGTGGCACCGAATTCGTGGATGGTGGCCCTCACCAAGGAACTGAGTTTGATGGGAGTGTGCTCTGGCGAGAGCCAGGAACTCAGGATAAACGGCAGTGGAATACTCAGCATTCGGGGAGACTGCATCGTCCGGAGTTCGGCGGTCACTCTGCAAGGGGAACGCCAGAAAAGAGTTCCCCTAAAAAGGGGATATGCATCTTTGCAGCTGACCAACACGGCCTCCCAGGAAATTGGCATCATGGACTCGTTTAATCACCTTCTTGAGATCGCCACACGACTGAAGGTGTATCAGGAAAAACTCGATGGAGTCGCGGATTATCCAATGACCGTCGTCGTCGTTTGTCCCTTAGTTGTGCTGATCGCGCTAATTATTTCGCTTAGCTGGTTGTATCTCAACCACCGTAGAAGACAACTCCCAGGGGCAAAAGATCCAATCACCGATATCGAAGGTCTCGAAGACACCAAAAATGCAGCTACAACCAGTAATCTTCCCCTgctggaaaaacaagaaacttaG